From the genome of Enoplosus armatus isolate fEnoArm2 chromosome 21, fEnoArm2.hap1, whole genome shotgun sequence, one region includes:
- the itprid1 gene encoding uncharacterized protein itprid1: MPVSNGVPVWEREVEATAKTQTPSGVKKKREREVGRVRDRDSEKHFPNIARGALTPDLDRIHTELHSQQCRVRLNSHSTVLKVISHNTVLEFSLTQLLDIHCGAGQVQLSVGGIASAQQLQVTAYHSVLYNALPSPVCSVMDILNLWNDDPEEILLDLGFGCDVPDLSGRIPARFINHQSQARGINLQVFLEAQKNRLDLENPDVSNRFRQLEVLQQVTTAFSSLVGSSSSSPFPLRSQQGKDLPPEARERRRRMGMLFRRASKKSLSQIHNHKTQNLTTPAVTTPPCAAPESLQPPASLEDKKVPLKRVKPGLLDTVCLSPLAEEQGAGSDPQPQPHVASLIAHEGALRPWPLKEGQPLTVSTVLQRKKSARQARESFEMEEIHSFDECSVTGNFTGGAENSVRGVIRTNSCQSDSSGFLEEPFIPSLSQQASPGPDLIKALSVLSGGSNDSQSSERKDVPYMTDSKRTLLPSILPLDTSTPFRAVQSWADLQIQRNTLTKKLSHGALHTGPNEVTVSTSASETTQRHALIFSSSPSFPLLSNDWQSHDCLPGMDRNYCTVSVSVDKGLWPDEEEEVDRNENEDEKLWEGNQTATMACCCSCDHQCTCCTQKSYNKQHTLGNIPYSLNELEEMMLCLQQFRSVLSNMEEQLSEDQAAVYSSLSDQDREKIRDIEELRRTVKQEAGELEMQLNELAHHYDDSLKMKMHRLLDEQSLLCSQLRVFLPGTVPTSLSRAPNRTVATQCCLLPWIPPAHIQSGQVSSWSKVNVDPARQSPPGSESTCEGLGCSPTKTDKLDIVGFLQRLKESLRPSVNIDSLE; this comes from the exons ATGCCAGTGTCAAATGGAGTCCCAGTGTGGGAGAGGGAGGTAGAGGCGACTGCCAAAACCCAAACACCCTCCGGagtaaaaaagaagagagagagggaggtagggagggtgagagacagagacagcgagAAACACTTTCCTAATATAGCTCGAGGAGCCTTGACACCAGACCTGGACAGGAT ACATACAGAGCTACACAGCCAGCAGTGCAGAGTCAGGTTGAACTCCCACAGCACAGTGCTGAAAGTCATATCCCACAACACAGTGCTGGAATTCAGTCTAACGCAACTGTTAGATATCCATT GTGGAGCAGGTCAAGTCCAGCTCTCAGTAGGTGGAATAGCTTCAGCTCAGCAACTTCAGGTCACTGCGTACCACTCAG TTCTGTACAATGCTCTCCCgtctcctgtttgcagtgtgatgGACATACTCAACCTGTGGAATGATGACCCAGAGGAGATTCTCTTAGACCTGGGCTTCGGCTGTGATGTACCTGACCTTTCTGGACGGATCCCTGCTCGATTCATCAATCATCAGTCTCAGGCAAGAGGAATAAACCTACAAGTGTTTCTGGAAGCCCAGAAGAACCGGCTGGACTTGGAGAACCCGGATGTCAGCA ATCGTTTTAGACAGCTCGAGGTTCTGCAGCAGGTAACTACAGCATTCTCCTCCTTGGTGggttcttcctcctcctcccccttccctctcaGATCACAGCAGGGGAAAGACCTGCCTCCTGAGGCccgggagaggaggaggcgcATGGGCATGCTTTTCAGACGAGCATCAAAGAAGTCACTCAGCCAAATCCACAACCATAAAACGCAGAACCTAACCACACCTGCTGTGACCACTCCTCCCTGTGCTGCTCCTGAGTCACTGCAACCTCCAGCCAGCCTTGAAGACAAGAAGGTTCCCTTAAAAAGAGTCAAACCTGGACTTCTGGACACTGTGTGTCTGAGCCCTCTGGCAGAGGAGCAAGGAGCTGGTTCAGATCCTCAGCCCCAGCCTCATGTGGCTTCTTTGATAGCCCATGAAGGAGCACTCAGACCCTGGCCCTTGAAGGAAGGTCAGCCCCTGACAGTCAGCACTGTtttacagagaaagaagagCGCACGGCAGGCCAGGGAATCATTTGAAATGGAAGAG ATCCACAGTTTTGATGAATGTAGTGTCACAGGGAACTTCACAGGAGGAGCAGAAAATTCAG tgcGGGGTGTAATACGGACCAACAGCTGCCAGTCAGACAGCAGTGGTTTTCTTGAGGAGCCCTTCataccctccctctctcagcagGCGTCACCTGGACCTGATCTCATCAAG GCTCTGTCAGTCCTGTCAGGAGGGAGCAATGACAGCCAGAGCAGTGAGAG AAAGGATGTTCCCTACATGACTGACTCAAAACGCACCCTTCTCCCTAGTATTCTCCCTTTGGATACCTCCACCCCTTTTCGTGCTGTCCAGTCATGGGCAGACCTGCAGATTCAACGAAACACTCTCACCAAGAAGTTATCACATGGGGCTCTTCATACTGGCCCAAACGAAGTGACTGTATCCACAAGTGCCTCAGAAACGACACAAAGACATGCACTGATCTTCTCTTCgtctccatctttccctctgCTGTCTAATGACTGGCAGTCACATGACTGTCTCCCTGGGATGGATAGAAATTACTGCACTGTGTCAGTCTCTGTGGATAAAGGCCTGTGGcctgatgaggaggaagaggtggacagaaatgaaaatgaagatgagAAGCTTTGGGAGGGAAATCAGACAGCCACCATGGcatgctgctgctcctgtgaCCATCAGTGTACCTGCTGTACTCAGAAGAGTTACAACAAGCAACACACTCTGGGAAACATTCCT TACTCTCTGAATGAGTTGGAGGAGATGAtgctgtgtctgcagcagtTTCGCTCTGTGCTCAGCAACATGGAGGAGCAGCTCTCTGAAGACCAGGCTGCAGTTTACAGTTCTCTCTCTGACCAGGACAG ggagaAGATTCGAGACATTGAGGAGCTGAGGCGAACAGTGAAACAGGAGGCTGGAGAGCTGGAGATGCAGTTGAACGAATTGGCCCATCACTATGATGACAGCTTGAAAATG AAGATGCACAGACTGTTGGATGAGcagtctctgctctgctctcaacTCAGAGTCTTTCTACCTGGAACGGTGCCCACATCATTGAGTCGCGCCCCCAACAGGACAGTAGCCACTcagtgctgtctgctgcccTGGATCCCTCCAGCTCATATTCAGAGTGGCCAGGTCTCCTCCTGGAGCAAAGTGAATGTGGACCCCGCCAGGCAGTCGCCTCCTGGATCAGAGAGCACTTGTGAGGGTCTGGGCTGTTCTCCCACTAAGACAGACAAGCTGGACATTGTGGGCTTCCTCCAGAGA ttGAAAGAGTCTTTGCGTCCTTCTGTCAACATAGACTCACTGGAATAA